A stretch of the Rosa rugosa chromosome 5, drRosRugo1.1, whole genome shotgun sequence genome encodes the following:
- the LOC133712122 gene encoding cysteine-rich receptor-like protein kinase 43, with the protein MTKSKNFLNNLIKTFRFGSSKDGHNEEDLEKIAQQEQKVFTFETLVAATKDFHPDNKLGQGGFGPVYKGRLPDGRDIAVKKLSQSSSQGKKEFMNEAKLLARVQHRNVVNLLGYCVHGGEKLLVYEYVVHESVDKLLFKPDRQQELDWKRRYDIICGVAKGLLYLHEDSHNRIIHRDIKASNILLDDKWVPKIADFGMARLFPEDQTHVNTRVAGTNGYMAPEYVMHGHLSEKADVFSFGVLVLELISGQRNSSFNLNVEAQSLLDWAYKLYKKGRSLEMMDPTLAPSAVTDQVAMCIQIGLLCIQGDPQIRPTMHRVVVILSKKPSNLEEPSRPGIPGSRYRRSHRPAGSSSTAGTSSESNSHTFGSSFTATGTSSATQVVQDRGKRPMES; encoded by the exons ATGACCAAGTCCAAGAACTTCCTCAACAATCTCATCAAAACCTTCAGGTTCGGCTCAAGCAAAG ATGGCCATAATGAAGAGGACTTGGAGAAAATTGCTCAACAGGAACAGAAGGTTTTCACTTTTGAGACTTTGGTGGCTGCTACCAAGGATTTTCACCCCGATAATAAGCTCGGACAAGGCGGATTTGGGCCGGTTTACAAG GGGAGATTGCCTGATGGTAGAGATATTGCAGTGAAGAAGCTGTCACAAAGTTCAAGTCAAGGAAAAAAAGAGTTCATGAACGAAGCCAAGTTGTTGGCTCGCGTGCAACACCGCAATGTTGTGAATTTATTGGGCTATTGTGTTCATGGGGGAGAGAAACTACTTGTATATGAATATGTCGTACATGAGAGCGTTGACAAGCTTCTCTTCA AACCGGATAGACAACAGGAGCTTGACTGGAAGCGGAGGTATGATATAATATGTGGCGTTGCAAAAggtttgctttatcttcatgaaGACTCGCACAATCGTATTATACACAGAGACATCAAGGCCAGCAACATTCTGCTTGATGATAAATGGGTCCCCAAGATTGCTGATTTTGGCATGGCTCGTCTCTTTCCTGAAGATCAAACGCACGTTAATACGCGTGTTGCTGGGACCAA TGGGTATATGGCTCCAGAGTATGTCATGCATGGACATTTATCGGAGAAGGCCGATGTATTTAGCTTTGGTGTGTTGGTTTTGGAGCTTATCAGCGGCCAAAGGAATTCGTCATTCAACTTAAATGTTGAAGCGCAGAGCCTTCTTGATTGG GCATACAAGCTGTACAAGAAGGGGAGAAGCTTGGAGATGATGGACCCAACATTAGCACCATCTGCGGTCACTGATCAAGTAGCAATGTGTATCCAGATAGGGTTATTATGCATACAAGGCGACCCCCAGATCAGACCCACCATGCATCGCGTGGTCGTGATCCTATCAAAGAAACCGAGCAATCTTGAAGAGCCAAGTAGACCCGGAATACCAGGATCAAGATACAGAAGATCTCACAGACCAGCTGGTTCATCTTCCACTGCTGGGACTTCTAGTGAATCAAATTCTCATACATTCGGATCGAGCTTTACCGCAACTGGAACCAGTTCGGCAACCCAAGTTGTACAAGACCGGGGGAAACGTCCTATGGAGAGTTAG
- the LOC133712124 gene encoding blue copper protein 1a-like, whose translation MASNKLVTLIAAVLILLPAMAMAKDIVVGDDSGWKLNFDYQAWAKDKVFQVGDTLVFKYKPPTHNVYKVDGAGFKDCTKPAANEALTSGNDKVELKAAGKKWYICGVSDHCDQGMKLTLNVTEKSSAARGIIFPRSQVFGVAIFAIVAIVM comes from the exons ATGGCTTCGAACAAACTTGTGACCTTAATCGCCGCTGTTCTGATTCTTCTCCCTGCGATGGCCATGGCGAAAGATATCGTCGTCGGAGACGATAGCGGGTGGAAGCTGAATTTCGATTACCAAGCTTGGGCCAAGGACAAAGTATTTCAAGTTGGTGATACACTAG TGTTCAAGTACAAACCTCCTACTCACAATGTGTACAAGGTGGACGGAGCTGGGTTCAAGGATTGCACTAAACCGGCAGCAAACGAAGCATTGACTAGTGGAAATGACAAAGTAGAACTGAAAGCCGCCGGAAAGAAATGGTACATTTGCGGTGTTTCCGATCACTGTGATCAGGGGATGAAGCTTACCCTTAACGTTACGGAGAAGTCTTCTGCGGCTCGTGGGATCATCTTCCCCCGAAGCCAAGTCTTCGGGGTCGCCATCTTTGCCATCGTAGCAATTGTGATGTGA
- the LOC133709708 gene encoding HMG-Y-related protein B-like, which produces MATEESNEQPPPSPAPPNPAPALPEYPKMIMAAIEALNESEGSNKTSIAQQIESTYGDLPPAHATLLAHHLNKMKQSGELVFVKNNYMKPDPNAPPKRGRGRPPKPKVPAPEGAAVVSSPPRPRGRPPKPRDPFFPLPIAKSSTSTGSGRPRGRPPKKAKTSPTSSPASAPAPASGAPRGRGRPPKVKPSVAPVGC; this is translated from the exons ATGGCCACCGAGGAGTCCAACGAGCAACCGCCACCGTCGCCGGCACCGCCTAATCCGGCTCCGGCGCTCCCTGAGTACCCAAAG ATGATTATGGCGGCGATTGAGGCGCTTAATGAGAGCGAGGGGTCGAACAAGACCTCAATCGCGCAGCAAATCGAGTCCACCTACGGCGATCTGCCGCCGGCTCACGCCACGCTTCTGGCGCACCACCTCAACAAGATGAAGCAGAGCGGCGAGCTCGTTTTCGTCAAGAACAACTACATGAAGCCCGACCCCAACGCGCCGCCCAAGCGGGGCCGTGGCCGCCCGCCCAAGCCCAAGGTCCCGGCGCCGGAAGGAGCCGCCGTGGTCTCCTCGCCTCCGAGGCCACGTGGCAGACCTCCCAAGCCTAGGGATCCGTTTTTCCCGCTTCCAATTGCCAAGAGCTCGACATCCACCGGGTCCGGCAGGCCACGCGGTCGCCCTCCGAAGAAGGCCAAGACAAGTCCGACCTCGTCTCCGGCTTCGGCTCCGGCTCCGGCGAGCGGTGCCCCTAGAGGTAGAGGCAGGCCACCGAAAGTCAAGCCCTCGGTTGCTCCGGTGGGTTGCTGA